One window from the genome of Cucumis melo cultivar AY chromosome 10, USDA_Cmelo_AY_1.0, whole genome shotgun sequence encodes:
- the LOC103495151 gene encoding protein trichome birefringence-like 33: MKPPSPISSSSALLRKPRFSPYLFTLLAFIFFVAILYGEDLACIFSQQLELDLNPDRPSPTTEKKWEKLAFAKGKLKEDGEGCDVYSGKWVRDEVTRPLYDESDCPYIQPQLTCQEHGRPDRSYQYWRWQPHGCDLPSFNASLMLEALRGKRMMFVGDSLNRGQFVSMVCLLQSLIPDDAKSMATFDSLTVFTAKEFNATIEFYWAPFLLESNSDNAVIHRISDRIVRRGSINKHGRHWKGVDIMVFNTYLWWMTGLNMKILQGSFEDQVQDIVELSTEDAYRMAMKSMLRWVRKNMNPKKTRVFFTSMSPSHGKSIDWGGEEGGNCYNQTTLIEDPNYWGSDSRKSIMEVIGEVFGKSKFPITFLNITQLSSYRRDAHTSIYKKQWSPLTPEQLANPVSYADCVHWCLPGLQDTWNELLFTKLFYPY, translated from the exons ATGAAGCCTCCTTCTCCTATCTCTTCCTCCTCCGCCCTCCTTAGAAAACCTCGCTTCTCCCCTTACCTCTTCACTCTCTTGGCCTTCATCTTCTTCGTCGCCATCCTCTACGGTGAAGACCTCGCCTGCATCTTCAGCCAACAACTTGAACTCGACCTCAACCCCGACCGCCCTTCACCCACCACCG AGAAGAAGTGGGAGAAGTTGGCATTTGCGAAAGGAAAATTGAAGGAGGATGGGGAGGGTTGTGACGTGTACAGTGGGAAGTGGGTTAGGGACGAGGTGACTCGGCCGCTATATGATGAGTCAGATTGTCCCTACATACAGCCCCAGCTGACGTGTCAGGAACATGGCCGCCCTGACCGGAGTTATCAGTACTGGCGGTGGCAACCCCACGGCTGCGATCTTCCCag ttTCAATGCAAGCCTAATGCTAGAAGCCCTAAGGGGAAAGAGGATGATGTTCGTTGGAGATTCTCTAAATAGGGGGCAATTCGTTTCAATGGTTTGTCTTCTTCAATCTCTAATTCCTGACGACGCCAAGTCCATGGCGACCTTCGATTCCCTCACTGTTTTCACCGCCAAG gaGTTCAATGCAACGATTGAATTCTATTGGGCACCATTTCTTTTGGAATCGAACTCTGATAATGCGGTGATCCATCGGATTTCTGATCGGATAGTAAGAAGAGGGTCCATTAATAAGCATGGAAGGCATTGGAAAGGGGTTGATATTATGGTTTTCAATACTTACCTTTGGTGGATGACTGGCTTGAACATGAAAATCCT gCAAGGGTCTTTTGAGGATCAAGTACAAGACATAGTAGAGCTATCAACAGAGGATGCTTATCGTATGGCAATGAAGAGCATGTTGAGATGGGTTAGGAAGAATATGAACCCTAAAAAAACTAGGGTTTTCTTCACTAGCATGTCCCCTTCACATGGAAA AAGCATTGATTGGGGTGGTGAAGAAGGTGGCAACTGCTACAACCAAACAACTCTAATTGAAGATCCAAACTATTGGGGCTCTGATTCGAGAAAAAGCATCATGGAAGTGATTGGAGAAGTCTTTGGAAAGTCGAAGTTTCCGATCACATTTCTAAACATCACACAGCTCTCGAGCTATCGTCGAGATGCCCACACGTCCATCTACAAGAAGCAATGGTCGCCATTAACGCCAGAGCAGCTGGCAAACCCAGTAAGCTATGCAGATTGTGTCCATTGGTGTCTGCCTGGTCTTCAGGATACTTGGAACGAGCTTCTTTTTACCAAACTTTTCTATCCTTATTAA